A window of the Candidatus Zymogenaceae bacterium genome harbors these coding sequences:
- a CDS encoding enoyl-CoA hydratase/isomerase family protein, which yields MIFSDITYEKDGAVAVLTFTREEKRNAVRRQTWIDIRAALSECAADDGVRAVVITGKGKAFSAGADLEEMGEILGGGVSFFDIRRGLLEIQDVTRMMADLSKPIVTALNGYTVGAGAEIAIASDIRIAAENATFEFAEVKVGLFETNGVTYLLPRLVGQGRAMELMLTGRRIDAREAHAIGLVSRVVKQDDLMDEAMNTARGMAQNAPVSMALVKRCLVRSGEIGLEDAMTYETDAMMACAMTEDAREGATAFVERRKPKYSGR from the coding sequence ATGATTTTTTCCGACATCACGTACGAAAAAGACGGGGCGGTGGCCGTACTTACCTTTACCCGGGAGGAAAAAAGAAACGCCGTCCGCCGTCAGACCTGGATCGACATCCGAGCTGCCCTTTCCGAGTGCGCCGCGGACGACGGCGTGCGGGCGGTGGTGATCACCGGCAAAGGAAAGGCCTTTTCCGCCGGCGCCGACCTCGAGGAGATGGGAGAGATCTTGGGGGGAGGGGTGAGCTTCTTTGATATCCGCCGGGGGCTTTTGGAAATCCAGGACGTCACCCGGATGATGGCCGATCTTTCGAAACCCATCGTCACCGCCCTCAACGGGTACACCGTGGGGGCCGGGGCCGAGATCGCCATCGCGTCGGACATCCGCATCGCCGCGGAAAACGCCACCTTCGAGTTCGCCGAGGTCAAGGTGGGGCTGTTTGAGACCAACGGGGTGACCTATCTCCTCCCGAGGTTGGTGGGACAGGGGCGGGCGATGGAGCTGATGCTGACCGGCAGGCGGATAGACGCCCGGGAGGCGCACGCGATAGGGCTGGTGAGCAGGGTGGTGAAACAGGACGATCTCATGGACGAGGCGATGAATACCGCCCGGGGCATGGCACAGAACGCCCCTGTCTCCATGGCTCTGGTCAAGCGATGCCTGGTGAGATCGGGCGAAATCGGCCTCGAGGACGCCATGACGTACGAGACCGACGCCATGATGGCCTGCGCCATGACCGAGGACGCAAGGGAGGGGGCGACGGCCTTTGTGGAACGGCGAAAGCCGAAGTATTCCGGCAGGTAG
- a CDS encoding amino acid permease: protein MSHGELKRGLGLGGAVSILIGYTIGASIYVLIGELAVDAGPGLWMVYIIASIPALFTCFTTAQVGSALPVAGANYVMVSRTLGPFWGFMTVWSLLITTLIGVPLVAYGLAEYLSIYLTIPIMETAIIITILFGLINIIGIGVTGWIQNIMVIIFMLALFIFGAAGIFNADPENITPLLPNGVGALVMSAIPAYFSFVGFLVIVELGEEIKNPSRNIPRAILISFLAVLVVYTLVTFSLTAVLNWETLVSEESVTAVITAAHVMLPNWLVLFIYLGALLAAFTTINGILATSPREVYALARDRVLPGWLARTGRRLGTPYMAIALVTILSIIGILLGAGIVEYAVVTVMGVMAISILIALGVLRLRKKLPEHYDRAPYKLRGFWYYFWPIGMIVIAVIYIALGLYLSMVSVGIFFAAVALGALLYIERRWRLKKAGVDIVDIFEKDVDGILKRAVDTDE from the coding sequence ATGTCGCACGGAGAATTGAAGCGAGGACTGGGACTGGGCGGGGCGGTGTCGATTTTGATCGGCTACACCATCGGCGCATCCATTTATGTCCTCATCGGCGAATTGGCGGTGGACGCGGGACCGGGGCTGTGGATGGTGTATATTATCGCGTCGATTCCCGCCCTCTTTACCTGCTTTACCACGGCCCAGGTGGGAAGCGCCCTGCCGGTGGCCGGGGCGAATTACGTGATGGTCAGCCGCACCCTCGGCCCCTTCTGGGGATTCATGACGGTGTGGTCGTTGCTCATCACCACCCTCATCGGCGTGCCCCTGGTGGCCTATGGTCTGGCGGAGTACCTTTCCATCTACCTTACAATCCCCATCATGGAGACGGCAATCATCATCACGATACTTTTCGGGCTCATCAATATCATCGGCATCGGCGTGACCGGCTGGATTCAGAACATCATGGTCATCATCTTCATGCTGGCCCTGTTCATCTTCGGCGCCGCCGGTATATTCAACGCTGATCCGGAAAACATCACCCCGCTCTTGCCCAACGGCGTCGGCGCGCTGGTGATGTCGGCCATCCCGGCCTATTTTTCCTTCGTCGGATTTCTGGTAATCGTGGAGCTGGGCGAGGAGATCAAAAATCCGTCCCGAAACATTCCCCGGGCGATTCTCATCAGCTTCCTGGCGGTGCTGGTGGTCTATACGCTGGTCACCTTCTCGCTCACGGCGGTGCTCAACTGGGAGACCCTGGTCAGCGAGGAATCGGTCACGGCGGTGATTACGGCGGCCCACGTGATGCTTCCCAACTGGCTGGTGCTGTTCATCTACCTCGGGGCGCTCCTTGCGGCCTTCACCACCATCAACGGCATCCTGGCCACCAGCCCCCGGGAGGTGTACGCCCTGGCCCGGGACAGGGTCTTGCCCGGATGGCTCGCCAGGACCGGAAGGCGTCTCGGCACCCCGTACATGGCCATTGCGCTCGTGACGATCCTCAGCATCATCGGGATACTCCTAGGCGCGGGCATTGTGGAATATGCCGTGGTGACGGTGATGGGCGTTATGGCCATCAGCATCCTTATTGCCCTGGGGGTGCTGCGGCTCAGGAAAAAGCTCCCCGAGCATTACGACCGGGCGCCATATAAGCTCAGGGGATTCTGGTACTACTTCTGGCCCATCGGGATGATCGTCATCGCCGTTATCTACATCGCGCTCGGCTTATACCTGTCGATGGTATCGGTGGGGATATTCTTTGCCGCCGTCGCCCTGGGGGCGCTGCTCTATATCGAGCGCCGCTGGCGGCTGAAAAAGGCCGGCGTCGACATCGTTGATATCTTCGAGAAGGACGTGGACGGCATACTGAAGCGGGCGGTGGATACGGACGAATAA
- a CDS encoding RidA family protein, with protein sequence MEKQEIKNEKLPYLAFPWALSVKNVSEWLFISGTPPMDVNRKVVTGDFIEQFEYEVERIRESIEAAGMTMDDIVFLGITVTEKADIYNTWDVFAKAYLKHFPADPGPAGGTMRVVSGLTHPKMLVEIEAVAAR encoded by the coding sequence ATGGAAAAGCAAGAAATCAAGAACGAAAAGCTCCCCTACCTGGCCTTTCCCTGGGCCCTTTCTGTGAAGAACGTGTCCGAGTGGCTTTTCATCTCCGGCACCCCGCCCATGGACGTCAATCGAAAGGTCGTCACCGGTGACTTCATCGAGCAGTTCGAGTACGAGGTGGAGCGCATCCGGGAGAGCATCGAGGCGGCGGGCATGACGATGGACGATATCGTCTTTTTGGGCATCACCGTCACCGAGAAGGCGGATATCTACAACACCTGGGACGTCTTCGCGAAGGCCTACCTGAAGCACTTTCCCGCCGACCCCGGCCCCGCCGGCGGCACCATGCGGGTGGTCAGCGGCCTGACCCATCCGAAGATGCTGGTGGAGATTGAGGCCGTCGCGGCACGGTAG
- a CDS encoding NAD(P)/FAD-dependent oxidoreductase, with protein MKIVIIGSGMAGLTCGAYLSRAGHRVTILEQFPVIGGVAATVRQNGFGWDLGPLLLDGFLPGEPAHEILVDLGVADDLPVTRRDRGISFPDFDLRCAEEYRGPLWRRDRLKEIFPDEAENLDRYYHFYEQVLDLVRYHNLADRTRGLAALFAKMKLWRAYRRVKEREPWSAEELMDHFFTDRRLKAVFTGILADFVVRPSEFPALGVPLSNIETAFDVRIPVTHRGADAPVPAYAFILGGCGRLVETMAGLIESTGGDIRTSSPVEKIVIENNRAVGVRLEGGEVVASDLVIATGGARETFFDLVGRNQLSSDVISHVEKLIPMQSVLMVHLGVDFDPREYQDPALWYYYNTYDIEGAVKECQRGKYHGGKDGFLIYVPSFHSPELARPNHHAVTVYTIAPNTLERGTWEERKEEFADTLINEAEKIVPGLRKGTVERMVLAPDDFRKRVHQGHHSFGGLPPVMGQVAPPHKTSVEGLWFIGSQSESGGGVRGVMVGARNVARKIIRKTG; from the coding sequence ATGAAAATCGTCATTATCGGCTCGGGAATGGCGGGGCTGACCTGCGGGGCGTATCTCTCCCGGGCGGGCCACCGGGTGACGATCCTCGAGCAGTTTCCCGTAATCGGCGGCGTAGCGGCAACGGTCAGACAAAACGGATTCGGCTGGGATCTGGGGCCGCTCCTGTTGGACGGATTCCTGCCGGGGGAGCCGGCGCACGAGATACTTGTGGATCTGGGGGTGGCGGACGACCTTCCGGTGACAAGAAGGGACCGGGGGATCAGCTTCCCGGACTTCGACCTCAGGTGCGCCGAAGAATATCGGGGTCCCCTGTGGCGCAGGGATCGCCTCAAGGAGATATTTCCCGACGAAGCCGAAAACCTCGACCGATATTATCATTTTTATGAACAGGTGCTCGACCTGGTTCGCTACCACAACCTCGCCGATCGCACCAGGGGCCTGGCGGCGCTTTTCGCCAAGATGAAGCTCTGGCGGGCGTATCGGAGGGTGAAGGAGAGGGAGCCCTGGAGCGCCGAGGAGCTGATGGACCATTTTTTCACGGACCGGCGGCTCAAGGCGGTCTTCACCGGGATACTGGCGGATTTCGTGGTCCGACCCTCGGAGTTTCCCGCCCTGGGGGTGCCGCTTTCAAACATCGAGACGGCCTTCGATGTGCGCATTCCGGTGACGCACCGGGGCGCCGACGCGCCGGTGCCCGCCTACGCGTTTATACTGGGGGGGTGCGGGCGGCTCGTGGAGACGATGGCGGGACTCATCGAGAGTACCGGGGGCGATATCAGGACGTCCTCGCCGGTCGAGAAGATCGTCATCGAGAATAATCGGGCCGTTGGTGTACGGCTGGAGGGAGGGGAGGTCGTTGCCTCCGACCTGGTCATCGCCACGGGCGGGGCGAGGGAGACCTTCTTTGATCTGGTGGGGAGAAATCAGCTTTCTTCGGATGTTATCTCTCATGTCGAAAAACTGATTCCCATGCAGTCGGTGCTGATGGTGCATCTCGGCGTCGATTTCGACCCCCGGGAGTACCAGGACCCGGCGCTCTGGTATTATTACAACACCTATGATATCGAGGGGGCCGTCAAGGAATGCCAGCGGGGGAAATACCACGGGGGAAAGGACGGCTTCTTGATTTACGTGCCGTCGTTTCACTCCCCTGAGCTGGCCCGGCCCAATCATCATGCCGTGACGGTCTATACCATCGCCCCGAACACCCTTGAAAGGGGGACCTGGGAGGAACGAAAAGAGGAGTTTGCTGACACGCTGATCAATGAGGCGGAAAAAATCGTCCCGGGATTGAGGAAGGGGACGGTGGAGCGCATGGTACTTGCCCCGGATGACTTCAGAAAGCGGGTACACCAGGGGCATCATTCCTTCGGCGGTCTGCCGCCGGTGATGGGACAGGTCGCCCCTCCCCATAAAACGTCCGTGGAGGGGCTGTGGTTTATCGGTTCCCAGAGCGAAAGCGGCGGCGGCGTGCGGGGGGTGATGGTGGGCGCGCGTAACGTCGCCCGGAAAATTATCCGAAAAACAGGGTAA
- a CDS encoding MFS transporter, translating into MNTVKEKYENTKLIMASYNMHQFFGQWLTGPFGMYVFFFYETEIGLPVGLGALAFVLFSVWNAVNDPLTGYIMERFRMPWERSLGRRFPWIVIGGIPWLFAFVMIFLVPLKWDPQTQKWLVFTWLLVSTCLFDTFYTIWTVAVNAMYPDKFRGLNERRTAAGIGTMIGMTGIVSSSVIPPLLINFGVPETFRGAAWAMLGIGFFIFLAMIPGVWENKKTREEFHKNLEGSVIAPHEPLLPTLKTILGDRIFVSKVIFFFGYQSAVTILSASAPYVVNFVMNMESSALSILMGGMLGGALLSVPIWIRVSHRVNDNRKLSIFAGFAMTATFLPIAFVSNFYLFVGCLFVFGIGLGAQWFVDPPTMGDVIDNAVVHTGVKQEAIYYGFQAFFIRFGHSFQAGVFALVHHLTGFVEGATSQEELFSLVQNPDLVLFGIRIHTALVPAVVVLITTLIFWKYYDLTPEKIAENRRKLEEMGHES; encoded by the coding sequence ATGAATACTGTCAAGGAGAAATACGAAAACACAAAACTGATCATGGCCAGTTACAACATGCATCAGTTTTTTGGGCAGTGGCTGACCGGCCCCTTCGGCATGTATGTGTTCTTCTTTTATGAAACGGAGATCGGTCTGCCGGTGGGGTTGGGGGCTCTGGCCTTCGTTCTCTTTTCGGTGTGGAACGCCGTAAACGATCCCCTCACCGGGTATATCATGGAGCGGTTCAGGATGCCCTGGGAACGCTCCCTGGGGCGGCGCTTCCCCTGGATCGTCATCGGGGGTATCCCCTGGCTGTTCGCCTTCGTGATGATATTCCTGGTGCCCTTGAAGTGGGACCCCCAGACCCAGAAGTGGCTGGTGTTTACGTGGCTGCTGGTCTCCACCTGCCTGTTTGATACCTTCTACACCATCTGGACCGTGGCCGTCAACGCGATGTATCCCGACAAGTTCAGAGGTCTCAACGAGCGCCGGACCGCCGCGGGCATCGGCACCATGATCGGCATGACCGGCATCGTCTCATCCTCGGTTATCCCGCCGCTGTTGATCAACTTCGGCGTCCCCGAGACCTTTCGGGGGGCCGCCTGGGCCATGCTCGGCATCGGCTTTTTCATCTTTCTGGCCATGATACCCGGTGTCTGGGAGAACAAGAAGACCCGGGAGGAATTCCACAAGAATCTCGAGGGTTCGGTGATCGCCCCTCATGAGCCGCTGCTGCCGACCCTCAAGACGATCCTCGGCGACCGCATCTTCGTCTCCAAGGTGATCTTCTTCTTCGGGTACCAGTCGGCGGTGACGATTCTCTCCGCATCGGCCCCGTACGTGGTCAATTTCGTGATGAACATGGAGTCCAGCGCCCTGAGTATCCTGATGGGCGGGATGCTGGGTGGGGCGCTGTTGTCGGTGCCGATCTGGATACGGGTCTCCCATCGGGTGAACGACAACCGGAAGCTCAGCATCTTCGCCGGCTTTGCCATGACGGCGACGTTTCTCCCCATCGCGTTCGTCTCAAACTTCTACCTCTTCGTGGGGTGCCTCTTCGTCTTCGGCATCGGCCTGGGGGCCCAGTGGTTCGTGGACCCGCCCACGATGGGGGACGTCATCGACAACGCGGTGGTGCATACCGGCGTCAAGCAGGAGGCGATCTACTACGGGTTCCAGGCGTTCTTCATCCGCTTCGGTCACAGCTTCCAGGCCGGCGTCTTCGCCCTGGTGCATCACCTGACCGGGTTTGTGGAGGGGGCCACCAGCCAGGAGGAGCTCTTTTCCCTGGTCCAGAATCCTGACCTTGTGCTCTTCGGCATTCGAATACATACGGCCCTGGTCCCGGCGGTTGTGGTGTTGATCACCACGCTGATATTCTGGAAGTACTACGACCTGACGCCGGAAAAAATCGCCGAGAATCGACGGAAGCTGGAGGAGATGGGGCACGAGTCGTAG
- a CDS encoding GNAT family N-acetyltransferase, giving the protein MNIVRTHSSNKDFTELCILLDRELNSRYGGALSKYETNNNIIENNQAVILGYIDGVPAACGCFKALDTEKIEMKRMFVKAEYRKNGFTTSILTSLENWAKELDFSIALLETGKGQPEAINLYKK; this is encoded by the coding sequence ATGAACATAGTACGCACACACAGCTCGAACAAAGATTTTACTGAACTCTGCATCCTATTGGACCGTGAATTGAACAGCAGATATGGGGGAGCTCTATCCAAGTACGAAACGAATAATAATATTATTGAGAACAATCAGGCGGTCATACTCGGATATATCGACGGCGTTCCTGCAGCATGCGGATGCTTCAAGGCATTGGATACAGAAAAGATTGAAATGAAGAGAATGTTTGTAAAGGCCGAATATCGAAAGAACGGTTTTACAACATCTATCTTAACATCGCTCGAAAATTGGGCGAAAGAATTGGATTTCTCCATCGCTCTTCTCGAAACGGGAAAGGGTCAACCGGAGGCCATCAATCTTTATAAAAAATAG
- a CDS encoding TetR/AcrR family transcriptional regulator — protein sequence MKDTRQNILTAAARVFSENGFHQAKMDDIAAVAGVSKGTLYYNFESKSQLFSATVTEGMDDIIKIIRDNLQSELPFIEHFKKLIDLNVTMYLEYRDLARIIFNEVSSGIDGSVLRDIERVRGRFIDFMSEQLRAGQEDGRIRPCDLRLASVTVTGMIDSLSNFVVRYPDSVTREEIVDFLFSFLARGLLSRSEAEKAAELFLTAGK from the coding sequence ATGAAAGACACGCGACAGAACATCCTCACCGCCGCCGCCCGGGTCTTTTCCGAAAACGGGTTTCACCAGGCGAAGATGGACGACATCGCCGCCGTCGCCGGTGTCTCCAAGGGGACCCTCTATTACAACTTCGAGAGCAAGTCCCAGCTCTTCTCCGCCACAGTCACCGAGGGCATGGACGACATCATAAAGATCATCCGAGATAACCTCCAGTCAGAGCTCCCCTTCATCGAGCATTTCAAAAAGCTCATCGACCTGAACGTCACGATGTACCTGGAATACCGGGATCTCGCCCGCATCATCTTCAACGAGGTGTCTTCCGGCATCGACGGGTCGGTGCTCAGGGACATTGAGCGGGTTCGGGGACGATTCATCGACTTCATGTCCGAACAGCTCCGGGCGGGGCAGGAAGACGGGCGGATCCGCCCCTGCGACCTGCGGCTCGCCTCGGTGACCGTCACCGGCATGATAGACAGCCTGTCGAACTTCGTGGTACGCTACCCCGATTCGGTCACGCGGGAAGAGATCGTCGATTTTCTCTTTTCGTTCCTGGCCCGGGGGCTCCTTTCCCGGTCCGAGGCGGAAAAGGCGGCGGAGCTTTTTTTAACCGCCGGTAAGTAA
- a CDS encoding aminotransferase class III-fold pyridoxal phosphate-dependent enzyme, translating into MSTNTYAISKWPDTGEIYENLKKLINQPIRPISQDKMKEYLDYFETKCKKSKALTDEAKKYIPGGVQHNLAFNHPFPIAIDKAEGAYLWDVDGNRYIDFLQAGGPTLLGSNYPDVRAKIFELLNTCGPVTGLFHEYELKLAKLINKHMPAVEMFRMLGSGTESVMAAIRTARTFTGKKKVIKVGGGYHGWSDQMVFGMRIPGLGAFDAHGIPSGCLEHTQEFYPNDIDGPNGLKALLEKNEADGGTAAVIVEPLGPESATRPVTRDFNARVRELCDEHETLLIFDEVVTGFRVGMGGAQGYFGVKPDLTIFGKCVTGGYPAAGGIGGRRDIMETLAAGLQALKPRAMVGGTLSANPLSCAAGYYSILAIEENQAHIKAGKAGDRLRAGLAEIIGKYDLPYVVFNHGSITHLETSGVMLLDIDHPNFFDEVTSRKHMMEEMGAAFMAEGIVTLAGSRVYTSMADTDEVIDDALERFERIFSLV; encoded by the coding sequence ATGAGCACCAATACATACGCCATTTCCAAGTGGCCGGACACCGGGGAAATATACGAAAACCTCAAGAAGCTCATCAACCAGCCCATTCGTCCCATTTCCCAGGACAAGATGAAAGAATACCTGGATTATTTCGAGACGAAATGCAAAAAATCGAAGGCGCTCACCGATGAAGCCAAGAAATATATCCCCGGCGGCGTCCAGCACAACCTGGCCTTCAACCATCCCTTTCCTATCGCCATAGACAAGGCCGAGGGGGCCTATTTGTGGGATGTGGACGGCAATCGCTACATCGATTTTCTTCAGGCCGGGGGACCCACGCTTTTGGGCAGCAATTATCCGGACGTGAGGGCGAAGATATTCGAACTGCTCAACACGTGCGGCCCGGTGACCGGGCTGTTTCATGAATACGAGCTGAAGTTGGCAAAACTCATCAACAAGCACATGCCCGCCGTGGAGATGTTCCGCATGCTCGGCTCGGGCACCGAAAGCGTCATGGCCGCCATCCGCACCGCCAGAACATTCACCGGCAAGAAGAAGGTCATCAAGGTCGGCGGCGGCTATCACGGGTGGAGCGACCAGATGGTCTTCGGCATGCGCATTCCGGGGCTGGGAGCCTTCGACGCCCACGGTATCCCGTCGGGGTGTCTTGAGCATACCCAGGAATTTTATCCCAACGACATCGACGGCCCCAACGGCCTGAAGGCACTACTCGAGAAGAACGAGGCCGACGGCGGCACTGCAGCGGTGATCGTGGAGCCCCTGGGGCCAGAGAGCGCCACTCGCCCGGTGACGCGCGACTTCAACGCGAGGGTCCGGGAGCTGTGCGACGAACATGAGACGCTCTTGATATTCGATGAGGTGGTCACCGGATTTCGTGTGGGCATGGGCGGCGCCCAGGGCTATTTCGGCGTGAAGCCCGACCTGACGATATTCGGAAAATGCGTCACCGGGGGATATCCCGCGGCCGGCGGCATCGGGGGACGCCGAGACATCATGGAGACCCTGGCGGCGGGGCTGCAGGCCCTCAAGCCGAGGGCGATGGTGGGGGGAACGCTGTCGGCCAATCCCCTGAGCTGCGCGGCGGGGTACTACTCGATCCTTGCCATCGAGGAAAACCAGGCCCACATCAAGGCGGGCAAGGCCGGGGATCGCCTCAGGGCCGGCCTCGCGGAGATCATCGGGAAGTACGACCTCCCGTATGTGGTCTTCAACCACGGCTCCATCACCCACCTTGAGACCTCCGGGGTGATGCTCCTGGACATCGACCATCCCAATTTCTTCGACGAGGTCACGAGCAGAAAGCACATGATGGAGGAGATGGGGGCTGCGTTCATGGCGGAGGGCATCGTGACCCTGGCGGGAAGCCGCGTCTACACATCCATGGCCGATACCGATGAGGTCATCGACGACGCACTGGAGCGGTTCGAGAGGATTTTCAGCCTGGTATAG
- a CDS encoding NAD-dependent epimerase/dehydratase family protein, producing the protein MKTLVTGATGFIGSTIVRELLNDGAEVRVTARENSDTRNIDGLDVEVVEGDTRDRASMRTALKGCDTLYHVAAYFAHWSLNKNLFYEVNVEGTKNILAEALSLGLEKVVYTSTSNTIGSHGAGNFVNEEAEFNAWETGDHYAISKYLAEIEAKKICDQGLPMVIVNPTLVIGVRDIKPTPSGKLIIDIANREMPGYIDGAINIIDVQDVARGHLLAAEKGRIGERYILGNENVTVGDFFRLVAEIAEVKPPRLKLPYPVALLLGHIFEIQSRITKETPVVSLSQVRIGNMGEHFDNSKAVNELGLTITPIRTTVKNTVDWFIEHGYIHRGA; encoded by the coding sequence ATGAAAACACTGGTCACGGGTGCCACCGGATTCATTGGCTCGACGATTGTCAGAGAGCTTTTGAATGACGGTGCGGAGGTACGGGTGACCGCCAGGGAGAACAGCGATACGCGGAACATAGACGGTCTGGATGTGGAGGTGGTAGAGGGCGACACCCGGGACAGGGCGTCCATGCGGACAGCTCTCAAGGGGTGCGATACGCTCTACCATGTGGCGGCCTATTTCGCCCACTGGTCGCTGAATAAAAATCTTTTCTATGAGGTGAACGTCGAGGGTACGAAGAACATTCTCGCAGAAGCCCTGTCTCTGGGACTTGAGAAGGTCGTCTACACCAGCACCTCCAACACGATAGGCTCTCATGGGGCCGGCAATTTCGTAAACGAAGAGGCCGAGTTCAATGCGTGGGAGACGGGCGATCATTACGCGATTTCAAAGTACCTGGCCGAGATCGAAGCCAAGAAGATATGTGACCAGGGCCTCCCCATGGTCATCGTAAATCCGACCCTGGTCATCGGCGTCCGGGATATCAAGCCCACCCCCTCCGGGAAGCTGATCATTGACATTGCAAACAGGGAGATGCCGGGGTATATCGACGGTGCGATCAACATTATCGATGTTCAGGATGTGGCCCGGGGACATCTGCTCGCGGCTGAAAAGGGGCGAATAGGGGAACGATATATCCTGGGCAACGAAAACGTGACAGTCGGCGATTTTTTCAGGCTGGTCGCGGAAATCGCCGAGGTAAAGCCGCCCCGATTGAAACTGCCGTACCCTGTGGCATTGCTGCTGGGGCATATCTTTGAAATACAATCCCGCATTACGAAAGAGACCCCCGTTGTTTCCCTCTCTCAGGTGCGCATCGGAAACATGGGCGAACACTTTGATAACTCCAAGGCTGTCAATGAACTGGGTCTTACGATTACGCCCATAAGGACCACAGTCAAGAATACCGTTGATTGGTTCATAGAACACGGGTATATTCATCGAGGGGCGTGA
- a CDS encoding FGGY-family carbohydrate kinase, whose amino-acid sequence MTDESTLVLALDVGTTGCKTCLFRIGKTVEQLDNAVVEYPLYMTEDGGAEQKVDEWWDALCRSTKMLLDRGKVTKDAVAGMAFSCQMQGSVLVDKSGQALHNPMTYMDSRSTEQIARYLYRGLFRIEGWNARLTVRSLLITGGLAATPKDPLWKYHWVKDNRPDIFEKAYKWLDVKDYLVLRCTGNYGMTYDSAHLTFVYDTRPGKLGWHKGLCRTFDVNMDHLPPVVASTDVVGTLTEQAASDLGLKPGIPVFGGGGDTSMTAVGAGCVTNYDTHIYIGTSGWVLSNFDKRKVDVGNFIASILGPIPGLYCYVAEAETAGACLQWVRDHLALDEIGVYLEEHPAKDPEAKKDRLFELLNRAVSDTEPGAGGVIFTPWLHGSRSPREDAYARGIFFNLGLNTGKRMLIRAVLEGVAYHDRWMLEAVEKQIPRRETVRLVGGGAKSEEWCQIMADVTGRKIETVRRPQDVGAMGAAVVCGVGLGIIEGFEAASDFIQVDRTYEPRAQYREMYDRNFAVFKDLYEKNKKLFRRMNERDQS is encoded by the coding sequence ATGACGGACGAATCGACGCTGGTGTTGGCGCTGGATGTGGGAACGACGGGCTGCAAGACATGCCTCTTTCGGATCGGAAAAACCGTGGAACAGCTCGACAACGCCGTGGTGGAGTACCCGCTTTACATGACAGAAGACGGCGGTGCGGAACAGAAGGTGGATGAGTGGTGGGACGCCCTGTGCCGCTCGACGAAAATGCTGCTGGATCGCGGAAAGGTCACAAAGGACGCCGTCGCCGGCATGGCCTTCAGCTGCCAGATGCAGGGATCGGTGCTGGTGGATAAGTCGGGTCAGGCCCTTCACAACCCGATGACCTACATGGACAGCCGCTCCACGGAACAAATCGCCCGCTACCTGTATCGGGGGCTGTTTCGCATCGAGGGATGGAACGCCCGGCTGACGGTGAGGTCGCTTTTGATCACCGGCGGCCTGGCGGCCACCCCAAAGGACCCGTTGTGGAAATATCACTGGGTCAAGGACAATCGCCCCGATATCTTCGAAAAGGCGTACAAGTGGCTGGATGTGAAGGACTACCTGGTGCTTCGCTGTACCGGGAACTACGGCATGACCTATGATTCCGCCCACCTCACCTTTGTGTATGACACCCGCCCCGGAAAGCTGGGCTGGCATAAGGGACTCTGCAGGACCTTCGATGTGAACATGGATCACCTGCCGCCGGTCGTCGCCTCAACCGATGTGGTGGGGACGCTCACAGAGCAAGCGGCGAGTGATCTGGGCCTGAAACCCGGGATTCCGGTCTTCGGCGGCGGGGGAGACACCTCCATGACCGCCGTCGGCGCAGGCTGCGTCACGAACTACGATACCCACATCTACATCGGCACGTCCGGCTGGGTGTTGTCGAACTTCGACAAGCGAAAGGTGGACGTCGGCAATTTCATCGCGTCGATTCTGGGTCCCATACCGGGTCTCTACTGCTACGTCGCCGAGGCCGAGACGGCCGGGGCGTGTCTCCAGTGGGTCAGGGATCATTTGGCGCTGGACGAGATCGGCGTGTACCTGGAAGAGCATCCGGCGAAGGATCCCGAGGCGAAGAAGGATCGGCTCTTTGAGCTTCTGAACCGGGCGGTGAGCGACACCGAGCCGGGGGCGGGCGGGGTGATCTTCACCCCCTGGCTTCACGGCAGCCGGTCGCCCCGGGAGGATGCGTACGCCCGGGGGATATTCTTCAACCTGGGGCTGAACACCGGGAAACGCATGCTCATCCGGGCGGTGCTGGAGGGCGTCGCCTATCACGACCGCTGGATGCTGGAGGCGGTGGAAAAGCAGATCCCCCGGCGGGAGACGGTGCGGCTGGTAGGCGGCGGCGCCAAGTCGGAAGAGTGGTGCCAGATCATGGCCGACGTGACGGGGCGGAAAATTGAAACGGTCAGGCGTCCCCAGGACGTGGGTGCCATGGGTGCCGCCGTGGTGTGCGGCGTGGGTCTCGGGATTATTGAAGGCTTCGAGGCCGCATCAGACTTCATCCAGGTCGACAGGACCTATGAGCCCAGGGCCCAATATCGGGAGATGTACGATCGCAACTTCGCGGTGTTCAAAGACCTGTATGAGAAGAACAAAAAGCTATTTCGCCGCATGAACGAGAGAGACCAATCGTAG